A single window of Anomaloglossus baeobatrachus isolate aAnoBae1 chromosome 5, aAnoBae1.hap1, whole genome shotgun sequence DNA harbors:
- the LOC142312212 gene encoding uncharacterized protein LOC142312212 has product MDKDKMMERILHLILEILFRLTGEDYTVVKKTFSERCQDPVSEGRGRPLSPITGPPPHPLIHEDIKDQKILELTYKMIELLTEEVPIRCQDVTVYFSMEEWEYLEGHKDLYKDVMLEVPQPLTSPVLSSKRTTPERCPRPLLPQDCKQEDPNVPQDHQAEDLIHINTTETYIRGDEWCEEEIPTYDYPDDCTRRSEGQLTSSIFTSDDLEITQDTMEEIQITPDIPSSLHSKDVLSDPLKQVPTISDPLSGCLLYKTIFLIDPSRMDRVKDKMVERILHLSLEILSRLTGEDYTVVKKTSSERCQAPVSEGWGTPLSPIIGPAPHPLIHEDINDQKILELTYKMIELLTGEVPIRCQDVTVYFSLEEWEYLEGHKDLYKDVMMAVPQPLTPPVLSSKRTTPERCSRPLLPQDCKQEDPDVPQDHQAEDLTHINTTETYVRGDEWCKEEIPTYDYPDDCTRRSKGQLTSSVFKSDAFEITQNTIELNAITPDISSSLYSKCQSFDPLEQVLSSDSLQTAKNPISHLEYGNNIPLETSFVNHEKMNTEKRFFCSKCGKYFKRKTNLVRHERIHSGDKPYSCSECGKCFTHKSNLVIHQKIHTGEMSFSCSECGKCFTHKTFLVRHQRTHTGEKPYSCSECGNCFIDKSALVKHQKNHTGDKPFSCSECGNDFENKSQLDRHQRTHTGEKPYLCSECGKYFACKQNLVVHLRTHTGEKPYSCSECGKCWTHKSSLVIHQRNHKGEKPYSCSECGKSWPDKSSLGLHQKIHSAERPFSCSECGKCFKQKGHLLKHKKSHTMSSLYDDSSHPQSSPQLCTTLYLIPHLSIILTTPSVPQTILD; this is encoded by the exons ATGGACAAGGACAAGAtgatggagaggatattacacctcatcctagagatcctcttccggcttactggagag gattacacagtagtgaagaagacctttagtgagcgctgtcaggaccctgtgtctgagggacggggaagacccctgagcccaatcacggggcctccacctcaccccctgatacatgaggacatcaaggaccagaagatcctagaactcacctacaagatgattgagctgctgactgaagAG gttcctataaggtgtcaggatgtcaccgtctatttctccatggaggagtgggagtatttagaaggacacaaagatctgtacaaggacgtcatgttggaggttccccagcccctcacatcaccag ttctatccagtaagaggacaacaccagagagatgtccccgtcctcttctcccacaggactgtaaacaagaagatccaaatgttcctcaggatcatcag gctgaagatctgatccatattaatactacagagacatatataAGGGGAGATGAGTGGTgtgaagaggagattcctacatatgactacccag atgactgtaccaggagatcagAGGGACAACTCACATCTTCAATTTTTACATCAGATGACCTTGAGATAACACAGGATACTATGGAAGAGATTCAGATTACTCCAGATATCCCATCATCCCTACACAGCAAAGATGTATTATCTGATCCGTTGAAACAG gtccctacaatatcggatcctctcagtggatgtCTTCTATATAAGacaattttcctgattgacccatcaagaatGGATAGGGTcaaggacaagatggtggagaggatattacacctcagccTAGAGATCCTctcccggcttactggagag gattacacagtagtgaagaagacctctagtgagcgctgtcaggcccctgtgtctgagggatggggaacacccctgagcccaatcatagGGCCTgcgcctcaccccctgatacatgaggacatcaatgaccagaagatcctagaactcacctacaagatgattgagctgctgactggagag gttcctataaggtgtcaggatgtcacagtCTATTTCtccctggaggagtgggagtatttagaaggacacaaagatctgtacaaggacgtcatgatggcggttccccagcccctcacaccaCCAG ttttatccagtaagaggacaacaccagagagatgttctCGTccacttcttccacaggactgtaaacaagaagatcccgatgttcctcaggatcatcag gctgaagatctgacccatattaatactacagagacatatgtgaggggtgatgagtggtgtaaagaggagattcctacatatgactacccag atgactgtaccaggagatctAAGGGACAACTCACATCTTCAGTTTTTAAATCAGATGCCTTTGAGATCACACAGAATACAATTGAACTGAATGCCATTACTCCAGATATCTCATCATCCCTTTACAGTAAATGTCAATCATTTGATCCTTTGGAACAGGTCCTCTCTTCTGATTCATTACAGACTGCAAAGAATCCAATTTCACATTTAGAATATGGAAATAATATTCCCCTGGAAACATCTTTTGTTAACCATGAAAAAATGAACACAGAAAAGAGATTTTTTTGTTCAAAGTGTGGAAAATATTTTAAACGTAAAACTAATTTAGTCAGGCATGAGAGAATTCATAGTGGGgataaaccatattcatgttcagaatgtgggaaatgttttacacataaatcAAATCTGGTTATacaccagaaaattcacacaggggagatgtctttttcatgttcagaatgtgggaaatgttttacacataaaacatttcttgttagacaccagagaactcacacaggggagaagccatattcatgttcagaatgtgggaattgttttatagataaatcagctcttgttaaacaccagaaaaatcacacaggagaCAAACctttctcatgttcagaatgtgggaatgaTTTTGAAAATAAATCACAACTtgatagacatcagagaactcacacaggtgagaagccatatttatgttcagaatgtgggaaatattttgcatGTAAACAAAATCTTGTTGTACacctgagaactcacacaggggagaagccatattcatgttcagaatgtgggaaatgttggacacacaaatcaagtcttgttatacaCCAAAGAAATCacaaaggagagaagccatattcatgttcagaatgtgggaaatcttggcCAGATAAATCAAGTCTTGGTTTACACCAGAAAATTCACTCAGCGGAGAGGCctttttcctgttcagaatgtggaaaatgttttaaacaAAAAGGCCACTTACTTAAACATAAAAAATCCCACACGATGAGTAGCCTTTATGATGATtcgtctcacccacaaagctctccacagttatgCACCAccctatacctcatccctcatctgtctatcatcCTAACCACCCCCTCTGTTCCGCAAACGATTTTAGACTAA